A part of Pseudoalteromonas arctica A 37-1-2 genomic DNA contains:
- a CDS encoding beta-ketoacyl synthase, translating into MTALPVIVGMGGINAAGRTSFHQGYRRIVLDSLNAQDRSETFLGLATLMNLVSVVNGQLQDTQGNNVEQSDIEARFGEQIIAGTLIRKIEKEHFDADATPWQQKMTLNASSDNAIVFETRARDLPTPVPASWQVEELEGKKVKVTIAADLDVKHDSTRDNPIKSAGQFPTGFDPSVMYNSRYQPRGLQATIFAATDAIKSTGLDWQHIMNSVEPDKIGTYSASVIGQMDDKGLGGLVKARQQGDRVSTKQLALGLNTMSTDFINAYVTGNVGTTFSTSGACATFLYNLRAAVNDIQAGRTRVAVVASVECAITPEVIEGFGNMSALANVEGLRRLDNLSSDEEPDYRKSSRPFGDNCGFTLGEGAQVAILMDDALALELGADIMGCVPDVFVNADGIKKSITSPGPGNYITMAKSAALATSLLGKKALQERSFILAHGSSTPLNRVTESLIYHKVAQTFAIDNWKVTAPKAYVGHTIAPASGDQLAIALGVFSHNIMPGITTIDKVADDVYTDHLDIRNSHYECADMDIAFINSKGFGGNNATATVLSPKVTMQMLAKRHGDEVMSSYAQKNVAIKAAQQTYQAQADLGQYELIYRFGDGLIDDNDIVIDEQSIQLPGFEKAITFSTTNSYQDMF; encoded by the coding sequence ATGACTGCATTACCCGTTATAGTAGGCATGGGTGGCATTAACGCCGCTGGCCGTACTTCTTTTCATCAAGGTTATCGCCGTATCGTGTTAGATAGTTTAAATGCTCAAGATCGCAGTGAAACATTTTTAGGCCTGGCCACACTGATGAATCTAGTAAGTGTTGTAAACGGCCAATTACAAGATACTCAAGGTAATAATGTTGAGCAAAGCGACATAGAAGCACGTTTTGGTGAGCAAATTATTGCTGGTACGCTTATTCGTAAAATTGAAAAAGAACACTTTGATGCCGATGCCACACCGTGGCAGCAAAAAATGACGCTAAACGCATCAAGCGATAACGCAATTGTGTTTGAAACGCGCGCTCGCGACTTACCTACACCTGTTCCAGCTAGCTGGCAAGTTGAAGAACTTGAAGGCAAAAAAGTAAAAGTAACTATTGCAGCCGACTTAGATGTTAAGCATGACTCAACACGTGATAATCCAATTAAATCTGCAGGGCAATTCCCGACAGGGTTTGATCCGTCTGTTATGTATAACAGCCGCTATCAGCCTCGTGGTTTGCAAGCTACTATTTTTGCAGCTACCGATGCTATTAAATCAACAGGGCTTGATTGGCAGCATATTATGAATAGCGTAGAGCCAGATAAAATTGGTACCTATTCAGCATCGGTAATTGGCCAAATGGACGACAAAGGCCTAGGCGGTTTAGTAAAGGCGCGCCAACAAGGCGACCGTGTTAGTACTAAGCAGTTAGCACTGGGTTTAAATACAATGTCGACCGACTTTATTAACGCGTATGTTACGGGCAATGTAGGGACTACGTTTTCGACCTCGGGGGCCTGTGCTACGTTTTTATACAACTTACGTGCAGCGGTTAACGACATACAGGCAGGGCGTACACGCGTTGCGGTTGTCGCAAGTGTTGAGTGTGCTATTACACCAGAAGTGATTGAAGGCTTTGGTAACATGAGCGCACTTGCAAATGTCGAAGGTTTGCGCCGTTTAGATAACTTATCAAGTGATGAAGAACCAGATTATCGCAAAAGTAGCCGACCATTTGGCGACAACTGCGGCTTTACATTAGGTGAAGGCGCACAAGTTGCTATTTTAATGGACGATGCTTTAGCCCTTGAACTAGGCGCCGACATTATGGGCTGCGTACCGGATGTATTTGTAAATGCAGATGGCATAAAAAAATCAATTACGTCACCTGGCCCTGGTAACTATATTACCATGGCTAAATCGGCTGCTTTAGCAACGAGCCTTTTAGGCAAAAAAGCCTTGCAAGAACGTAGCTTTATTTTAGCGCATGGCTCAAGTACACCGTTAAACCGCGTAACAGAGTCGTTGATATATCACAAAGTGGCACAAACGTTCGCTATTGATAATTGGAAAGTGACAGCGCCAAAAGCCTATGTTGGTCATACTATAGCTCCTGCAAGTGGCGATCAATTAGCGATAGCTTTAGGTGTATTTAGCCATAATATTATGCCGGGTATTACCACAATTGATAAAGTGGCTGATGATGTTTACACCGATCATCTTGATATTCGTAATAGCCATTACGAATGCGCCGATATGGATATTGCTTTTATAAATTCAAAAGGCTTTGGCGGTAACAATGCAACAGCTACCGTACTTTCACCAAAAGTAACAATGCAAATGCTCGCTAAGCGCCATGGCGATGAAGTTATGAGTAGTTACGCGCAGAAAAACGTGGCAATTAAAGCCGCGCAACAAACGTATCAAGCTCAAGCTGATTTAGGCCAATATGAGCTTATTTACCGCTTTGGCGACGGACTTATTGACGACAACGACATTGTAATAGACGAGCAAAGTATTCAGTTACCTGGCTTTGAAAAAGCAATTACGTTTAGCACAACAAATTCCTATCAAGATATGTTTTAA
- a CDS encoding GlxA family transcriptional regulator: protein MTEKNTNPPLNIAIAVYPHLLVTSLTLPIEMLRAGEAFAKGHLDKQSFRPLAINLVAKSTESIPTRAGLAINPDCITTNAPYSDLIIVPGIWRNPRPVVRTSQEIVDWLSESFSAGSHIIGVGTGNCLLAEAGLLDGHPATTHWHYAKQFSHDYPQVHLKPDFFITQSERMYTVASLNALADVIVHIISQYYTKAAAQHVERNFSHEIRKPYEDQRYLEGAVDRHPDELIAQIQFWLKTNLATELNLQEVAAQFSLSYRTFTRRFRAATNQSPIEYWQQLRVEGAKELLASSNLSIQEVALEVGYNDQGHLTRVFKKVLSQTPSGYRKVVRRKLFG, encoded by the coding sequence ATGACTGAAAAAAACACTAATCCACCACTAAACATTGCTATAGCGGTATATCCGCATTTATTAGTGACTAGTTTAACGCTGCCTATAGAAATGCTAAGAGCCGGCGAGGCCTTTGCTAAAGGACATCTTGATAAGCAAAGCTTTAGGCCACTTGCTATAAATTTAGTGGCTAAAAGTACTGAATCTATACCCACCCGCGCAGGCCTTGCTATAAATCCTGATTGCATAACAACTAACGCGCCCTACAGCGATTTGATTATAGTGCCGGGTATTTGGCGAAACCCACGGCCAGTGGTGCGAACAAGTCAAGAAATAGTTGATTGGCTAAGCGAAAGCTTTAGCGCAGGCAGCCATATAATTGGTGTAGGCACTGGCAACTGTTTATTAGCAGAGGCTGGCTTACTTGATGGCCACCCTGCTACCACCCATTGGCATTACGCCAAACAATTTAGCCATGACTACCCGCAGGTGCACCTAAAGCCCGACTTTTTTATAACCCAATCAGAGCGAATGTATACGGTGGCCAGTCTTAATGCCCTTGCAGATGTGATCGTACATATTATTAGCCAATACTACACAAAAGCTGCCGCGCAGCATGTAGAGCGTAATTTTTCGCACGAAATACGTAAACCCTATGAAGATCAACGCTACTTAGAAGGCGCAGTAGACCGCCACCCCGACGAGCTAATTGCGCAAATTCAATTTTGGCTAAAAACTAATTTAGCCACCGAGCTAAACTTGCAAGAAGTCGCTGCCCAATTTAGCTTAAGCTACCGTACTTTTACCCGCCGTTTTAGAGCCGCCACTAACCAAAGCCCTATTGAGTATTGGCAACAATTACGCGTAGAAGGCGCAAAAGAGTTATTAGCATCATCAAATTTATCAATTCAAGAAGTGGCTTTAGAAGTGGGATATAACGACCAAGGGCATTTAACCCGCGTATTTAAAAAAGTATTAAGCCAAACACCCAGTGGTTATAGAAAAGTAGTTAGACGAAAGTTATTTGGCTAA
- a CDS encoding MgtC/SapB family protein gives MTFLDLIDVAPYSWAAIGTAAFCGAIIGIERQLRGKPVGIRTSALITLGTYLFLSTAFNLQGDVIDHSRVVGQIITGIGFLGAGVMLAKDGAVVGVTSAATIWVLASIGVMIATENLGAAIKLSVLVVGILYGVDVLEAKFKSLSKGVHTKVKNYQKRYYRKEFNDTERH, from the coding sequence GTGACTTTTTTAGATTTAATTGATGTAGCCCCGTATTCGTGGGCAGCTATTGGTACTGCGGCTTTTTGCGGTGCCATTATTGGTATAGAGCGCCAGTTGCGCGGCAAACCTGTAGGTATTCGTACCTCTGCGTTAATAACTTTGGGTACGTATTTGTTTTTATCCACTGCGTTTAATTTACAAGGGGATGTAATAGATCATTCTCGTGTAGTTGGGCAAATAATTACAGGTATTGGCTTTTTAGGGGCAGGCGTTATGCTCGCAAAAGATGGTGCGGTAGTTGGCGTAACCTCTGCTGCAACCATTTGGGTGCTTGCATCAATAGGCGTTATGATAGCGACCGAAAACCTTGGCGCTGCAATAAAACTCTCGGTGCTGGTGGTCGGTATTTTATACGGTGTTGACGTACTTGAGGCTAAATTTAAAAGCTTAAGCAAAGGCGTACACACTAAAGTAAAAAACTATCAAAAGCGCTATTATCGAAAGGAATTTAACGACACAGAACGCCACTAA